A genomic window from Streptomyces sp. HUAS YS2 includes:
- the eboE gene encoding metabolite traffic protein EboE: MRLRHPGGELVHLGYCTNVHPAEDLDGILAQLDTYALPVRERLEEPVLGVGLWLAHQVAAALAADAGLAARLRAELGARGLEVVTLNGFPYGGFHQPVVKHDVYRPDWTSPERRRYTTDLAHVLARLLPDDVREGSISTLPLGWRTGWQPHHSDLARHQIELLGDELAEIRRRTGRTVRVAFEPEPGCLVETSGDAVRHLSDLDPGHFGLCLDICHLAVAFETPEEVLNRLTAAGIPVVKAQVSCALHAENPADPGTRAALAAFAEPRFLHQTRGAGPPATGTDDLPEALAGPAVGGSPWRTHFHIPVHADPVPPLASTRPVLRSALAALLRTGHPVTRHFETETYTWSVLPEPPRDSAGLIDGIAAELDWTRRELLGLGLSRPERRSAPERPSEQESGWDRSPEPNRSAR, encoded by the coding sequence ATGCGCCTGCGCCACCCCGGCGGTGAACTCGTCCATCTCGGCTACTGCACCAACGTGCATCCGGCCGAGGACCTGGACGGCATCCTCGCCCAGCTCGACACCTACGCCCTGCCCGTTCGTGAACGCCTGGAGGAGCCCGTCCTGGGCGTCGGCCTGTGGCTCGCCCATCAGGTCGCAGCCGCCCTGGCCGCCGACGCCGGCCTCGCCGCGCGACTGCGGGCCGAACTCGGCGCGCGGGGCCTGGAGGTCGTCACCCTCAACGGCTTCCCGTACGGAGGGTTCCACCAGCCCGTTGTCAAGCACGACGTGTACCGGCCGGACTGGACCTCCCCGGAGCGACGCCGCTACACCACGGACCTGGCCCACGTGCTCGCCCGGCTCCTGCCCGACGACGTGCGGGAGGGCAGCATCTCCACCCTCCCGCTCGGCTGGCGCACCGGCTGGCAGCCGCACCACTCCGACCTGGCACGCCACCAGATCGAGCTCCTCGGCGACGAACTCGCGGAGATCCGCCGACGGACCGGACGGACCGTCCGGGTCGCGTTCGAGCCGGAACCGGGGTGCCTGGTGGAGACGAGCGGGGACGCGGTACGGCACCTCTCGGACCTCGACCCCGGCCACTTCGGCCTCTGCCTCGACATCTGCCACCTCGCCGTGGCCTTCGAGACACCGGAGGAGGTCCTGAACCGGCTGACCGCGGCAGGCATCCCCGTCGTCAAGGCGCAGGTCTCCTGCGCCCTGCACGCCGAGAACCCGGCGGACCCCGGCACACGCGCCGCCCTCGCGGCCTTCGCCGAACCCCGCTTCCTCCACCAGACACGAGGAGCAGGCCCTCCGGCAACCGGAACCGACGACCTGCCGGAAGCACTCGCAGGCCCGGCGGTCGGCGGCAGTCCCTGGCGCACGCACTTCCACATACCCGTACACGCCGACCCGGTGCCTCCTCTCGCGTCGACCCGTCCGGTCCTGCGCAGCGCGCTGGCCGCGCTGCTGCGCACCGGGCACCCCGTCACCCGGCACTTCGAGACGGAGACCTACACCTGGTCGGTGCTGCCCGAGCCCCCGCGCGACTCCGCCGGTCTCATCGACGGAATCGCGGCCGAGCTCGACTGGACGCGCCGCGAACTGCTCGGGCTCGGACTGTCCCGGCCCGAACGCCGTTCCGCACCCGAACGCCCCTCCGAGCAAGAGTCCGGGTGGGACCGCTCGCCCGAACCGAACAGGAGCGCCCGATGA
- a CDS encoding EboA domain-containing protein → MTPLRFGYGTNGLGDHRLDEALEVIAGLGYGGVALTLDRGHLDPYTPDLGRRLARARRKLSALGLGVVVETGARYLLDPWRKHAPTLLDSDPDGRARRLDLLRRAVGIAADLEAEAVSFWSGTPEPGVSHDQAFEHLVDGCAAIVETAGLAGVRLGFEPEPGMLVADLEGYERLREALGNPDAFGLTLDIGHCQCLEPVPPAECVRRAAPWLVNVQIEDMRRGVHEHLEFGQGEIDFPPVLAALADVGYQGLVSVELPRHGHSGPRTAARSLDALRTASAHPWTADAVRRVRDDPRSLTTLFPVAARRTGSGSGDAVRAQLLQALVGSEPEPAEALERLYQQGDAAERLAVLRALPLLDRDGAVGAAALPLIADALRTNDVRLVTAAVGPYAARYLDQPAWRQAVLKCVFMGIPLAAVAGLARRTDTELIRMFTAFAAERTAAGRSVPDDLATQLDLHDTGERHAHL, encoded by the coding sequence ATGACCCCGCTGCGCTTCGGCTACGGCACCAACGGGCTGGGCGACCACCGCCTCGACGAGGCGCTGGAGGTGATCGCCGGTCTGGGATACGGCGGAGTGGCCCTCACCCTGGACCGCGGCCACCTGGACCCGTACACCCCGGACCTGGGCCGTCGGCTCGCCAGGGCCCGCCGCAAACTCAGCGCTCTCGGGCTCGGCGTCGTCGTCGAGACCGGCGCCCGCTATCTGCTCGACCCCTGGCGCAAGCACGCCCCCACCCTGCTCGACAGCGACCCCGACGGGCGCGCACGCCGGCTCGACCTCCTGCGGCGCGCCGTCGGGATCGCCGCCGACCTGGAGGCCGAGGCGGTCTCCTTCTGGAGTGGCACTCCCGAGCCGGGGGTGAGCCACGACCAGGCGTTCGAGCACCTCGTGGACGGGTGCGCGGCGATCGTGGAGACCGCCGGACTCGCCGGCGTCCGGCTCGGATTCGAACCGGAGCCGGGGATGCTGGTGGCGGATCTGGAGGGCTACGAACGCCTGCGCGAGGCCCTCGGGAACCCGGACGCCTTCGGGCTGACCCTCGACATCGGGCACTGCCAGTGCCTCGAACCGGTGCCGCCGGCCGAGTGCGTACGACGGGCGGCGCCCTGGCTGGTCAACGTACAGATCGAGGACATGCGCCGAGGCGTCCACGAGCACCTGGAGTTCGGGCAGGGCGAGATCGACTTCCCGCCGGTCCTGGCCGCGCTGGCCGACGTCGGCTACCAGGGCCTGGTGTCCGTCGAGCTGCCGCGCCACGGGCACAGCGGCCCGCGGACCGCCGCCCGCTCGCTCGACGCCCTGCGCACGGCCTCGGCACACCCCTGGACGGCCGACGCGGTCCGGCGCGTCCGCGACGACCCGCGTTCCCTGACCACGCTGTTCCCCGTCGCGGCCCGCCGCACGGGATCCGGCTCAGGGGACGCGGTACGCGCCCAACTGCTCCAGGCCCTGGTCGGTTCCGAGCCGGAACCGGCAGAGGCCCTGGAACGGCTCTATCAGCAGGGCGATGCGGCCGAGCGGCTCGCGGTGCTGCGCGCCCTCCCGCTGCTCGACCGGGACGGAGCCGTCGGCGCCGCGGCGCTACCCCTGATCGCCGACGCCCTGCGCACCAACGACGTCCGTCTGGTGACGGCCGCCGTCGGCCCCTACGCGGCCCGGTACCTCGACCAGCCCGCCTGGCGCCAGGCCGTCCTGAAGTGCGTCTTCATGGGCATCCCGCTGGCCGCGGTCGCCGGTCTGGCCCGGCGCACCGACACCGAACTCATCCGTATGTTCACGGCCTTCGCAGCCGAGCGCACCGCCGCCGGGCGGTCGGTTCCCGACGACCTGGCGACCCAGCTCGACCTCCACGACACCGGAGAGCGCCATGCGCATCTTTGA
- a CDS encoding DHA2 family efflux MFS transporter permease subunit has protein sequence MTEGTMLAPQTSPTVPAERVTTVLRILVLSTFVVLLNETIMVNAIPRLMRHFEVSAAAAGWLSTAFMLTMAVVIPVTGWFLQRVTTRTAFGLAMALFLAGTALAAAAPSFPVLLAARVIQAGGTAVMMPLLMTTLMTLVPPQDRGRVMGNITLVISVAPALGPAASGVLLQLGTWRLLFLAVLPIAGAMAFFGRRHLVNIGEPQAGPIDWLSVPLAAVGFGALVYGLSGLGAENAAQAPVPPAVTTLAGGVMVALFVWRQLALQRSSTPLLDLRTLTYRHFSVALGLMCLSFMALMGAFILLPIYLQEVAGLSSLQTGLLLIPGGLTMGLLGPQVGKLYDRLGAPRLVVPGAVLTAVCLALFALTDAQTSPWLVLALHVALSAGMAFVFTPVFTSGLAVLPPHLYPHGSAILGSLQQVAAAAGTALVISVMSGRAASAAAAGADATGALETGIRWGFGVGAAIGGLTVLVALLVRTPPAPQQPAESKAQDDEDGTTADQVAQTPAS, from the coding sequence ATGACGGAAGGCACCATGCTCGCCCCCCAGACATCGCCCACTGTCCCAGCCGAGCGCGTCACCACCGTGCTGCGGATCCTCGTGCTGTCGACCTTCGTCGTCCTCCTCAACGAGACGATCATGGTCAACGCGATCCCGCGGCTCATGCGCCACTTCGAGGTCAGCGCGGCGGCCGCCGGATGGTTGTCCACGGCCTTCATGCTCACCATGGCCGTCGTCATCCCGGTGACGGGATGGTTCCTGCAGCGCGTGACGACCCGTACCGCATTCGGTCTGGCCATGGCTCTGTTCCTCGCGGGCACGGCGCTGGCCGCGGCCGCGCCCAGCTTCCCCGTGCTGCTGGCCGCCCGTGTCATCCAGGCGGGCGGCACCGCCGTCATGATGCCGCTGCTGATGACGACGCTGATGACGCTCGTGCCCCCGCAGGACCGAGGCCGGGTCATGGGGAACATCACCCTCGTCATCTCCGTCGCACCCGCCCTCGGCCCCGCGGCCTCCGGCGTGCTGCTGCAACTGGGCACGTGGCGCCTGCTGTTCCTCGCCGTACTGCCCATCGCCGGTGCCATGGCCTTCTTCGGCCGGCGCCACCTGGTCAACATCGGCGAGCCGCAGGCCGGCCCCATCGACTGGCTGTCCGTTCCCCTGGCGGCAGTGGGCTTCGGCGCCCTCGTCTACGGCCTGAGCGGGCTCGGCGCCGAGAACGCGGCCCAGGCCCCCGTGCCCCCGGCGGTCACGACCCTGGCGGGCGGCGTGATGGTGGCCCTGTTCGTCTGGCGGCAGCTGGCGCTGCAGCGCTCGTCCACGCCGCTGCTGGACCTGCGCACCCTGACGTACCGGCACTTCTCGGTGGCGCTCGGCCTGATGTGCCTGTCGTTCATGGCGCTCATGGGCGCGTTCATCCTGCTGCCGATCTACCTGCAGGAGGTGGCCGGCCTGAGCTCACTGCAGACCGGTCTGCTCCTCATCCCCGGCGGCCTGACCATGGGCCTGCTCGGACCGCAGGTCGGCAAGCTCTACGACCGGCTCGGCGCACCGCGCCTCGTCGTGCCCGGGGCCGTGCTCACCGCGGTCTGCCTCGCTCTGTTCGCCCTCACCGACGCGCAGACCTCGCCCTGGCTGGTGCTCGCCCTCCACGTGGCCCTGAGCGCCGGTATGGCGTTCGTCTTCACCCCCGTTTTCACCTCCGGCCTGGCCGTACTGCCGCCGCACCTCTACCCCCACGGCTCGGCCATCCTGGGCTCGCTCCAGCAGGTCGCGGCCGCCGCCGGCACCGCCCTGGTCATCAGCGTCATGTCGGGCAGGGCCGCCTCGGCCGCAGCTGCCGGCGCCGACGCCACGGGCGCCCTGGAGACCGGCATCCGGTGGGGATTCGGCGTCGGTGCCGCGATCGGCGGACTGACCGTGCTGGTCGCGCTGCTGGTCCGTACCCCGCCCGCTCCGCAGCAGCCCGCCGAGTCGAAGGCCCAGGACGACGAGGACGGCACCACCGCGGACCAGGTGGCCCAGACGCCCGCCTCCTGA
- a CDS encoding alkaline phosphatase family protein: MSVVVLDVVGLTPRTLAHMPRLRSVADRGFAAALDPVLPAVTCSVQSTFLTGRTPAEHGIVGNGWYDRDMGEVAFWRQHNALVQGEKVWQAARRTRPDLKVANICWWYAMGADVDITVTPRPVYHYDGRKSPDCYTVPAGLRDSLTAELGPFPLFDYWGPKAGIASSRWIVDATRRVLADHDPDLALVYVPHLDYDLQRHGPNSPQARAAARELDTVLAPLLGELAARGSTVVVLSEYGITEVRRPVDINRVLRREGLLNVYTQQGMEYLDPWTSRAFATPDHQVAHVYVADPEDVTRVRDLLMATEGVEQVLDREDQAKAGLGHTRAGELVAVAADDSWFTYYYWLDDDRAPDFARGVEIHRKPGYDPAELFFDPADPLVLARAALTVAKLRLGVRSAMSVVPTDPSCVRGSHGRPADDPDDGPVLLCSDPAHARDRFHATDVKEFLLSCLNDVEKVRAAGSPEEKNGLSFGGGTGKIGHHR; the protein is encoded by the coding sequence ATGAGTGTCGTCGTCCTGGACGTCGTGGGTCTCACCCCGCGCACGCTCGCCCACATGCCCCGTCTGCGGTCCGTCGCCGATCGGGGTTTCGCCGCCGCACTGGACCCGGTCCTGCCCGCTGTCACCTGCTCGGTCCAGTCCACCTTCCTGACCGGGCGGACGCCCGCCGAACACGGCATCGTCGGAAACGGCTGGTACGACCGGGACATGGGCGAGGTGGCCTTCTGGCGACAGCACAACGCCCTCGTCCAGGGCGAGAAGGTCTGGCAGGCCGCCCGACGCACCCGCCCCGATCTGAAGGTCGCGAACATCTGCTGGTGGTACGCCATGGGCGCGGACGTCGACATCACCGTCACCCCGCGCCCCGTCTACCACTACGACGGACGCAAGTCCCCCGACTGCTACACGGTCCCGGCAGGGCTGCGCGACAGCCTCACCGCCGAGCTCGGCCCGTTCCCGCTGTTCGACTACTGGGGTCCGAAGGCCGGTATAGCCTCGTCCCGTTGGATCGTCGACGCCACCCGGCGCGTCCTCGCGGACCACGATCCCGACCTCGCCCTCGTCTACGTCCCGCACCTGGACTACGACCTCCAGCGCCACGGCCCGAACTCCCCCCAGGCACGGGCCGCGGCCCGCGAGCTCGACACCGTCCTGGCCCCGCTCCTGGGGGAGCTGGCGGCGCGAGGGAGCACGGTCGTGGTGCTGAGCGAGTACGGCATCACCGAGGTACGGCGTCCCGTCGACATCAACCGGGTCCTCCGCCGAGAGGGTCTGCTGAACGTGTACACCCAGCAGGGCATGGAATACCTCGACCCCTGGACCTCTCGCGCCTTCGCCACCCCCGACCACCAGGTGGCCCACGTGTACGTAGCCGATCCCGAGGACGTGACGCGGGTCAGGGACCTGCTGATGGCGACGGAAGGCGTCGAGCAGGTCCTGGACCGGGAGGACCAGGCGAAGGCCGGGCTGGGGCACACGAGGGCCGGAGAGCTCGTCGCCGTCGCAGCCGACGACAGTTGGTTCACCTACTACTACTGGCTGGACGACGATCGGGCCCCGGACTTCGCCCGCGGCGTGGAGATCCACCGCAAGCCGGGCTACGACCCGGCCGAGCTGTTCTTCGACCCGGCCGATCCACTGGTCCTGGCAAGGGCGGCCCTGACCGTGGCCAAGCTCAGGCTGGGTGTGCGCAGCGCCATGTCCGTCGTGCCCACCGACCCGTCCTGCGTCCGCGGCAGCCACGGCCGGCCGGCCGACGACCCCGACGACGGCCCCGTCCTGCTGTGCTCCGACCCCGCACACGCCCGGGACCGCTTCCACGCCACCGATGTGAAGGAGTTCCTGCTCTCGTGCCTGAATGACGTGGAGAAGGTCCGAGCCGCCGGTTCCCCGGAAGAGAAAAATGGGTTGAGCTTCGGCGGCGGCACCGGAAAGATCGGGCACCACCGATGA
- a CDS encoding PRC-barrel domain-containing protein, producing MIQVGDIREWRTHDVVDLDGRKIGSLEAIYVDTGTDAPSMATVQIGLPTRHRLVFVPLEGATVGPGYLKVNYAKAVVKDCPSIGTDDVLPAGDEAAIFEHYGLAYTTGAGGERRLARP from the coding sequence ATGATCCAGGTAGGCGACATCCGTGAATGGCGCACGCACGACGTCGTCGACCTCGACGGCCGCAAGATCGGCAGCCTCGAGGCGATCTACGTCGACACCGGCACCGACGCGCCTTCCATGGCCACCGTCCAGATCGGCCTGCCCACCCGCCACCGCCTGGTCTTCGTCCCTCTGGAGGGCGCGACCGTGGGCCCCGGCTACCTGAAGGTCAACTACGCGAAGGCCGTGGTGAAGGACTGCCCCTCCATCGGCACCGACGACGTATTGCCCGCCGGCGACGAAGCCGCGATCTTCGAGCACTACGGCCTTGCCTACACAACGGGCGCCGGTGGCGAACGCCGCCTCGCCCGCCCCTGA
- a CDS encoding TatD family hydrolase, translating to MRIFDPHIHMTSRTTDDYRAMHAAGVRALVEPAFWLGQPRTSPGSFRDYFDALLGWEPYRAAQHGIQHFCAIALNPKEANDPRCLPVLDELPRYLVKDNVVAVGEIGFDAMTEAEEHAFTVQLALAREHDLPALVHTPHRDKHAGTARTLEIVRADGIDPALVALDHLNELTAPLVAASGCWMGFSIYPDTKMDPDRMVSILKEHGTRRVLVNSAADWGHSDPLRTHATAVAMLDAGFTEDDVDQVLWRNPVEFYGQSGRLLLDEAQHPADEGTFAGNSIRRGGS from the coding sequence ATGCGCATCTTTGACCCCCACATCCACATGACCTCCCGCACCACCGACGACTACCGGGCCATGCACGCCGCCGGCGTCCGGGCCCTCGTCGAACCCGCGTTCTGGCTCGGCCAGCCGCGCACCTCCCCGGGGAGCTTCCGCGACTACTTCGACGCCCTGCTGGGCTGGGAGCCGTACCGGGCCGCCCAGCACGGCATCCAGCACTTCTGCGCGATCGCGCTCAACCCCAAGGAGGCCAACGACCCGCGCTGCCTCCCGGTCCTCGACGAGCTGCCCAGGTACCTGGTGAAGGACAACGTCGTCGCCGTCGGCGAGATCGGCTTCGACGCGATGACCGAAGCCGAAGAGCATGCCTTCACCGTGCAGTTGGCGCTCGCCCGCGAACACGACCTGCCCGCCCTCGTGCACACCCCGCACCGCGACAAACACGCCGGCACCGCCCGTACGCTGGAGATCGTCCGCGCCGACGGCATCGACCCCGCCCTGGTCGCGCTCGACCACCTCAACGAGCTCACCGCCCCCCTCGTCGCCGCTTCCGGCTGCTGGATGGGATTCTCCATCTACCCCGACACCAAGATGGACCCGGACCGTATGGTGTCCATCCTCAAGGAGCACGGCACCCGTCGCGTCCTCGTCAACTCGGCCGCGGACTGGGGCCACAGCGACCCACTGCGCACGCACGCGACCGCCGTCGCCATGCTCGACGCCGGGTTCACCGAGGACGACGTGGACCAGGTGCTGTGGCGCAACCCGGTCGAGTTCTACGGGCAGAGCGGCAGGCTCCTGCTGGACGAGGCCCAACACCCTGCGGACGAGGGCACGTTCGCCGGCAATTCGATCCGCAGGGGCGGCAGCTGA
- a CDS encoding VOC family protein translates to MITTDFAPGSPCWLDLGAPDVPAAAAFYGAVLGWEYEPMGEGAEGEGGMFRKDGKIVAGLGKLTEQGARSAWMIYYMVADADATTQATERAGGTVRVAPKDFGEEGRMAQYSDPLGGQFAVWQPGTTRGIELADEPGSLFWTELYTSDAAAAKAFYGDVLGWRFQDTELPGGGGAYALITPAGLPEERMHGGLLELAEEDLALANGRPYWHPVFAVADCDAAVARVIENGGRVQMGPDDAQGVGRLAVCLDPSDADFVVLAPARG, encoded by the coding sequence ATGATCACTACTGACTTTGCGCCGGGCTCCCCCTGCTGGCTCGATCTCGGAGCCCCCGACGTCCCGGCTGCCGCAGCCTTCTACGGGGCCGTGCTCGGATGGGAGTACGAGCCCATGGGCGAGGGAGCGGAGGGGGAAGGCGGGATGTTCCGGAAGGACGGAAAGATCGTCGCCGGGCTCGGCAAGCTCACGGAGCAGGGCGCACGCTCAGCCTGGATGATCTACTACATGGTCGCCGACGCCGACGCCACGACACAGGCGACGGAGCGTGCGGGTGGCACGGTTCGCGTGGCTCCGAAGGACTTCGGAGAGGAGGGCCGGATGGCCCAGTACAGCGACCCCCTGGGGGGACAGTTCGCCGTCTGGCAGCCGGGAACCACCCGAGGCATCGAGCTGGCGGACGAGCCGGGCTCCCTCTTCTGGACCGAGCTGTACACGAGCGACGCCGCGGCGGCGAAGGCCTTCTACGGCGACGTCCTCGGCTGGCGGTTCCAGGACACCGAGCTGCCCGGCGGCGGGGGCGCGTATGCCCTGATCACTCCCGCCGGACTGCCCGAGGAGCGCATGCACGGCGGCCTTCTGGAGCTGGCCGAGGAGGACCTCGCCCTCGCGAACGGGCGGCCGTACTGGCACCCGGTCTTCGCGGTCGCCGACTGCGATGCCGCGGTCGCCCGCGTCATCGAGAACGGCGGCCGTGTGCAGATGGGACCTGATGACGCGCAGGGCGTCGGCCGGCTCGCCGTCTGCCTCGATCCGTCCGACGCCGATTTCGTGGTCCTCGCGCCGGCCCGCGGCTGA
- a CDS encoding SCO3242 family prenyltransferase — translation MTGAAGAATGARALLELVRAPAALTVLGDTLAGSAATGRPVTVARTARLTIASTCLYWAGMALNDYADREVDAEERPGRPLPSGRISPRAALATAAALTGAGLTAAAAEGRDALAVAVPLAATVWAYDLALKNTPYGPAAMAAARGLDVLMGAGARRARHALAPAALLAGHTYAVTTVSRKETLGAGASLPAGALAATGTVGLVAAALTPPTAARAHRVASTALLAGYALAAGSAQLAATVRPDTAHLKRTVGAGIHAMIPLQAALAARGGSVRAAFALLAAYPLARGLSRKVSPT, via the coding sequence ATGACCGGGGCGGCGGGCGCCGCGACCGGGGCCCGGGCCCTGCTGGAACTCGTACGGGCCCCCGCCGCGCTCACCGTCCTGGGCGACACGCTCGCGGGCTCCGCCGCGACCGGCCGGCCGGTCACGGTGGCGCGGACGGCGCGGCTCACCATCGCCTCCACATGCCTGTACTGGGCGGGAATGGCGCTCAACGACTACGCGGACCGGGAGGTCGACGCGGAGGAACGCCCCGGCCGACCCCTGCCCTCCGGCCGGATCAGCCCCCGCGCCGCCCTCGCCACCGCCGCCGCGCTCACCGGCGCGGGCCTGACCGCGGCCGCGGCCGAGGGCCGGGACGCCCTGGCGGTCGCCGTGCCGCTCGCCGCCACCGTGTGGGCCTACGACCTGGCCCTGAAGAACACCCCGTACGGGCCCGCGGCGATGGCCGCGGCCCGGGGCCTCGACGTCCTCATGGGCGCGGGGGCCCGCCGGGCCCGACATGCGCTCGCCCCCGCGGCCCTCCTCGCCGGACACACGTACGCGGTGACGACGGTGAGCCGGAAGGAGACCCTCGGCGCAGGCGCCTCGTTGCCGGCCGGCGCGCTCGCGGCCACCGGCACGGTCGGCCTGGTCGCCGCCGCGCTGACCCCACCGACCGCTGCCCGTGCCCACCGGGTCGCCTCGACCGCCCTGCTCGCCGGCTACGCCCTCGCGGCCGGCTCCGCCCAACTGGCCGCGACCGTCCGCCCCGACACCGCCCACCTGAAGCGCACGGTGGGCGCCGGGATCCACGCCATGATCCCGCTGCAGGCGGCACTGGCCGCACGCGGCGGATCGGTTCGCGCGGCTTTCGCGCTTCTGGCCGCCTATCCCCTTGCCAGGGGCCTGTCACGGAAGGTGTCTCCGACATGA